The genomic interval TGTAAATTAAAGTCTTCCCTAATTCTAAAATTTTACCTGTCAAATATATTTTGCTAATTTATCCATTTTCATCTCTCCTTTTCCTTGTTTTTATTAATATCGTTTCTAATGTGGCTAGCAAGCTTTACAGTGAATTTTTCTTGCCAGCCAGCCATTTATACCAAAATTGTTTTAACGCTTGTATTCAGCTTGTACTCAAGCCATTTGTACATTACTTCAGTTCAAAATGTGGTGTATCTTTCATTTTCCAGTTTCCACCCCATTCGACATTTATATTTTTACTTTTGCTACTGCCAAGATGTGATTTGCAATTAATTTTAATTTTTTCTCGTCATACCCTTCTTCAGATGTAAATTTTCTATATACTCCATTTTCGACAACTCCGCAAGGGAAAATATCGACAGCATGTCCGAATCCATCAGATTTTATTTGATGATTAGATTTAAATTTTTTCCCATCGCAATTTGTTACTTTTGGTCCAGGTAAAGTTCTGCCTTTTGATACAAGGCAAACTGTTCTTCCGTTGTCCTAGCTCCGTCTGTAATTCTAAAATCAAATGGGCTATTTTCAATTGCTTCTTTCATAACTTCAACCAGCTTTGATGTACTTTTTCCATTTTGTCCAAACTTGTTTGGCTGAAAGAATATGTTTTGTTCTCTGTTACTACATTTTCCTTATCCCAGTCTCTCAAATACTCCTCCTTTTTTTGAATCCTGTTCAGCCATCCTGTCAAAAATTTTTCTTGAGTCCTGTCAGCTTCAACTTTTCCTTTGTAATAGATTCTTTGTAAGTTATGATAAACTTCTAAAAATTTTTCAGGATCTACTGCATTTAATGCATCTAATGTTTTGTTTCCGATTATTCCGTCTACATCAAGATTTGCATTTGTCAATTGGTTTATAGCAATCTGTGCGTTTTTTGTTCCATTTCTTCCTAATTAACTGCCCAGTCACATATTGATAAAGCCACTTTGTCATCCACGACTTTATCTAATTTATTCCCAAGATAATATTTTTTAGATATATATTTTTTGCGAAGTCTTTTGTCAAGTCTTGCATATCTCCCTTATATCCAAAGTCTCTTGCTTCTTCTTCTGTAATTCCATACTTAGTTTTTCCGCCCTTGTCATTTTCGTCATCAGAATAACCTCCCTCAACTCTTAACAAATAGTCAAAAATTCTTTCAAATCTTTCCATACTAAACCACTTCCTTTTTCTCATTTTTCTTTATATCTTTTTCCACTGTTTCAGTTATTAGAACAATATTATCCCCTTCAAGCATGGCATCTGTTACTTTTAATACTTTCCCTGCTCCATGATTTCGGTTCCGATTAAATTCCTTATTTCCATTTTCACTCCGCCTTTCTTCCTAACAGTTCCATATCTTTTAAATATTTGTATAATTTGGCTGGGCTAAATTGATTAGCCTTCAGTGTCTTTAAATTGTACAAATATTTCAAATATTTAGATCGGAAAAGCACAGCTCCGAACAGAAGTACCTGTCCTTATGCTCAATTCCCAGCTCCAATAATTGGCTAAAGAAAATTGCACCGTAGTCGTATCCTTTGCCCTTCAGTTTCATAAACTCTTCTAGCACAACTGGAATTTCAATGTGGCTATCCAGTTCAAAAATATCCATATTATCCTTATAGACAAAAGGCTTTATACGTACTCCTCCAGGATTTGATAAATATACATAGTCATTATAGATGAATTCGCAATGAGAATACTTCCCTAATGTCCTTAATGTTATCAGAAAGCCTATGATACTCTTTGGCTTATGGAAGCTGATATATAGCTTGTCTTTTCTAATTGCATAAATACCTCCTTACATATTTTTATACGCTTTTTC from Leptotrichia hofstadii carries:
- a CDS encoding M15 family metallopeptidase — protein: MKINCKSHLGSSKSKNINVEWGGNWKMKDTPHFELK
- a CDS encoding putative peptidoglycan-binding domain-containing protein, producing the protein MTNANLDVDGIIGNKTLDALNAVDPEKFLEVYHNLQRIYYKGKVEADRTQEKFLTGWLNRIQKKEEYLRDWDKENVVTENKTYSFSQTSLDKMEKVHQSWLKL
- a CDS encoding glycosyl hydrolase 108 family protein, giving the protein MERFERIFDYLLRVEGGYSDDENDKGGKTKYGITEEEARDFGYKGDMQDLTKDFAKNIYLKNIILGIN